A region from the Acinonyx jubatus isolate Ajub_Pintada_27869175 chromosome C2, VMU_Ajub_asm_v1.0, whole genome shotgun sequence genome encodes:
- the LOC106988647 gene encoding keratin-associated protein 19-4-like — protein MRSYYGNDYGGLGYRCGGLGYGYGLGCGCGCGGFRGLGCGWGGHRYGWCRPSCYGGYGFSSFY, from the coding sequence ATGAGATCCTACTACGGCAATGACTATGGTGGCCTGGGCTATAGATGTGGAGGCCTGGGTTATGGCTATGGCCTAGGCTGTGGCTGTGGTTGTGGTGGCTTTAGAGGCCTAGGGTGTGGCTGGGGAGGCCACAGATATGGCTGGTGCCGCCCATCGTGCTATGGAGGATATGGATTCTCCAGCttttattga